A single window of Neospora caninum Liverpool complete genome, chromosome XII DNA harbors:
- a CDS encoding putative Gpi16 subunit, GPI transamidase domain-containing protein, translating into MRRPRSRAPSALGASLGFCLVLALLFALGIRAQSQEAEDGLDLFTESVYLQGLKTQGYFVAHFDFRFKTRFPLSAETGATRHQHYDIFPKEIGKLLTLHLQSSLPSPSLAAAPPLLFFDASLTQGRWLEAAWGVAPTAIRPPGAVLRAALSSNPVYDSQRTWSLLTHALGGIMCTAFSMLKNEEMAYTLAPSSFSHVFEDKNSESEEKAWTLRVATSPVEVACTENLNSLQKLLPCRGEAGLLSRVHPLAFASSPFKSVRFLAFTEAEENSLSSAFLRAELRALLTVVLPIPRDGEARFTLPELFSQRGRPGASPPPLLHCVASSSRVLVRLPRPGVPEHGDTEDAEDAGEQRDTKHSLQRNARETARVAAAEAAVASTGASRFNLYSVDAFSDLIVFDAFPSREAPDLPRKDPLFAKEILRAPSDGEGLLSGRLDVERQQTGRGTASSKLERMEGAWLLVFRNRHAFGQRSVRYFDNFPPFLFPLLHTARVSWKSLPRKATSSRKSGRRGEDGQDNLCQRAFSPVAKQLHLTGAQAARTLNLRLLASSSSFIENPAPTFLSLAFALPPRCQIEFSVGVEKRYWPASRFSFSPDKGSDVPGAIVLDMPSYLFSWPPPPAVLDAPLACNVGSACAASLLISDAAKGKAGKEAPLSLEVAAEGLYAPGQRDSWNWQITEGMIVHLPLPDFSMPFNVIALSGTVLTLFYGSVFRITTMEW; encoded by the exons CGCTCTCGGCTGAGACGGGCGCGACGCGTCACCAGCACTACGACATCTTCCCGAAGGAAATCGGAAAGCTGCTCACGCTGCACCTCCAAAGTTCTttgccgtcgccgtcgctcgccgctgcgccgcctctcctcttcttcgacgcgTCCCTCACGCAAGGCCGCTGGCTCGAAGCCGCCTGGGGCGTGGCCCCCACCGCGATTCGTCCCCCCGGCGCCGTCTTGCGGgctgcgctctcttccaATCCCGTCTACGATTCGCAAAG AACGTGGTCTTTGTTGACGCATGCACTGGGCGGGATCATGTGCACGGCTTTTTCGATGttgaagaacgaggagatgGCGTACACGCTGGCGCCTTCGTCATTCTCCCACGTGTTCGAGGACAAGAACAgtgaaagcgaagaaaaggcgtgGACGCTCCGCGTGGCGACCTCACCTGTGGAAGTTGCATGCACGGAGAATTTAAATTCTCTCCAGAAGCTGCTGCCTTGCCGAGGAGAG GCGGGGCTCTTGTCTCGGGTGCACCCCTTGGCGTTCGCCTCGTCCCCCTTCAAGAGTGTGCGTTTCCTGGCCTTTacggaagcagaagaaaattcgctttcctccgcctttctccgtgCGGAACTGCGGGCGCTCCTCACCGTCGTGCTTCCGATTccccgcgacggcgaag CGCGCTTCACGCTGCCCGAGCTGTTCAGCCAGCGGGGGCGTccaggcgcgtctccgccgccgctgcttcaCTGCGtggcgtcgtcctcgcgcgTTTTGGTGCGCCTGCCGAGGCCTGGCGTTCCCGAgcacggagacacggaagacgcggaagacgcgggcgagcaaagagacacgaaacacTCGCTCCAGCggaacgcgagggagacagcgagagtcGCGGCCGCAGAGGCGGCCGTCGCGTCCACCGGAGCCTCACGATTCAATCTTTACAG CGTCGACGCTTTCTCGGACCTGATTGTCTTCGACGCGTTTCCGTCCCGAGAGGCTCCAGATCTTCCGAGAAAAGACCCGCTTTTTGCGAAGGAAATCCTGCGTGCGCCCTCCGACGGCGAAGGCCTGCTGTCGGGGAGGCTcgacgtggagagacagcaaacggGGCGCGGCACGGCCAGCTCCAAGCTCGAGAGAATGGAAG GAGCGTGGCTGCTTGTCTTCCGCAACCGCCACGCGTTCGGCCAGCGCTCGGTTCGCTACTTTGACAActttccgcctttcctctttccgctcCTTCACACGGCGCGGGTGTCGTGGAAGAGCCTGCCTCGCAAGGCGACTTCTTCGCGCAAATCGGGCcggcgcggcgaggacggccAAGACAACCTGTGTCAGCGG gccttctctccggtgGCGAAGCAGCTGCATCTGACCGGAGCGCAGGCTGCGCGGACTCTCAACCTgcggcttctcgcgtcttcttcttccttcatTGAAAACCCAGCTCCGacgttcctctcgctcgccttcgccctcccgCCCCGCTGCCAAATCGAGTTCAGCGTCGGAGTGGAAAAGCGCTACTGGCCAGCTagtcgcttctccttctctccggaCAAAGGCTCCGACGTCCCTGGGGCCATTGTCCTCGACATG CCTTCCTACCTGTTTTCGtggccgccgcctccggccGTTTTGGACGCTCCGCTTGCATGCAACGTGGGGTCCGCATGCGCGGCGTCGCTGCTCATTTCGGACGCGGCGAAAGGCAAGGCGGGAAAGgaggctcctctctcgctcgaaGTCGCTGCCGAGGGCCTCTACGCGCCGGGTCAACGAGACTCCTGGAACTGGCAAATCACAGAAGGCATGATTGTGCACCTGCCTCTGCCCGACTTCA GCATGCCCTTTAATGTTATCGCCCTCTCGGGGACCGTCCTGACGCTGTTTTACGGCTCGGTCTTCCGCATCACCACCATGGAGTGgtga
- a CDS encoding SRS domain-containing protein, translating to MFACPCSSGPAGLAKRSAPGRILFLVWFLVLSVLLVTGNNVSLVEAKKRNVTKKYFGTLESTGPNSYRCSPQEVAEEVVGAVVLSVKAPEMSIECREGGEFMPLDGAKRYPRVCSVSATDKTDCDRNSQLLTEYLPKAQDLWYTETFVDDNATYKFKIPSDGFPPQKQQFKVGCRYTGNEYCFITVTVEPAAAVVTRQKATCGYSEAEPVNLELSMSEDNNSIAIQCGENHFPQPSTYSLQYCSGQSVDPQHCVAQHMTKLFTNFSTKWWKGKPNSPAGTVFTIPEGEFPTKPTTFLVGCSSTVDAGPFCNVRVNVAARSQEAVGAERPSGTLVSSASAPGIAFLSLVIVVGLHTVA from the coding sequence ATGTTTGCGTGCCCGTGCAGTAGTGGTCCCGCGGGACTGGCAAAGCGGTCGGCACCGGGTCGTATTTTGTTTTTAGTGTGGTTCCTGGTTTTATCTGTGCTGCTTGTTACCGGAAATAATGTGTCGCTTgtcgaagcgaagaagcggaacgTCACCAAGAAGTACTTCGGCACCCTGGAAAGTACGGGCCCGAACTCCTACAGGTGTTCACCACAAGAGGTGGCGGAAGAGGTTGTTGGTGCTGTGGTGCTGAGTGTAAAAGCTCCCGAGATGTCTATCGAGTGCAGAGAGGGCGGCGAGTTTATGCCCTTAGACGGCGCCAAGAGGTACCCACGCGTGTGTTCTGTGTCAGCAACGGACAAAACCGATTGCGACAGAAATAGTCAGCTCTTGACTGAGTACCTTCCAAAAGCACAAGATCTGTGGTACACCGAAACTTTTGTAGACGACAACGCAACCTACAAATTCAAAATCCCCTCTGATGGGTTTCCCCCACAGAAGCAACAATTCAAGGTTGGATGCCGATATACGGGGAATGAGTACTGCTTTATTACCGTCACGGTCGAGCCTGCGGCAGCGGTTGTGACTCGCCAAAAGGCGACGTGTGGGTACTCAGAAGCGGAACCGGTAAATCTTGAGCTGAGCATGTCAGAAGACAACAATTCGATCGCGATTCAGTGCGGAGAAAATCACTTTCCTCAGCCATCGACATACAGCCTTCAGTACTGTTCAGGGCAATCTGTGGACCCGCAACACTGTGTCGCGCAACATATGACGAAACTCTTCACGAATTTCAGCACAAAGTGGTGGAAGGGTAAGCCCAACTCGCCTGCAGGCACTGTTTTCACAATTCCAGAAGGTGAATTCCCCACCAAACCTACAACATTCCTAGTCGGGTGCTCAAGCACTGTCGACGCGGGGCCTTTTTGCAATGTCAGAGTAAACGTGGCAGCTCGATCACAGGAGGCAGTTGGGGCTGAGCGTCCATCAGGAACTCTCGTTTCGTCTGCTTCAGCCCCTGGCATCGCTTTTCTGTCCCTTGTGATCGTTGTTGGGCTTCATACTGTTGCTTAA